In Hevea brasiliensis isolate MT/VB/25A 57/8 chromosome 13, ASM3005281v1, whole genome shotgun sequence, a single genomic region encodes these proteins:
- the LOC110658388 gene encoding heavy metal-associated isoprenylated plant protein 39 isoform X2, which produces MAQKAVLKVLTMTDDKTKQKAIEAAADIFGIDSIAADLKEQKLTVIGIMDPVAVVKKLKKVGKVDIISVGPAKEEKKEEKKEEKKEEKKEEKKEEKKEEKKEEKK; this is translated from the exons ATGGCTCAG aAGGCAGTGTTAAAGGTCTTGACCATGACCGATGATAAGACTAAGCAGAAGGCCATAGAAGCTGCTGCTGATATTTTTG GAATTGATTCGATTGCCGCGGATCTGAAGGAACAAAAGCTAACAGTGATAGGGATAATGGATCCAGTTGCAGTGGTCAAGAAGTTGAAGAAAGTAGGGAAAGTGGACATAATTTCAGTTGGCCCAgccaaagaagaaaagaaagaagagaaaaaagaagagaagaaagaggaaaagaaggaagagaagaaagaagagaagaaagaagaaaagaaagaggaaaagaagTGA
- the LOC110658388 gene encoding heavy metal-associated isoprenylated plant protein 39 isoform X1, protein MAQQKAVLKVLTMTDDKTKQKAIEAAADIFGIDSIAADLKEQKLTVIGIMDPVAVVKKLKKVGKVDIISVGPAKEEKKEEKKEEKKEEKKEEKKEEKKEEKKEEKK, encoded by the exons ATGGCTCAG cagaAGGCAGTGTTAAAGGTCTTGACCATGACCGATGATAAGACTAAGCAGAAGGCCATAGAAGCTGCTGCTGATATTTTTG GAATTGATTCGATTGCCGCGGATCTGAAGGAACAAAAGCTAACAGTGATAGGGATAATGGATCCAGTTGCAGTGGTCAAGAAGTTGAAGAAAGTAGGGAAAGTGGACATAATTTCAGTTGGCCCAgccaaagaagaaaagaaagaagagaaaaaagaagagaagaaagaggaaaagaaggaagagaagaaagaagagaagaaagaagaaaagaaagaggaaaagaagTGA
- the LOC110658387 gene encoding pentatricopeptide repeat-containing protein At3g60050, protein MNTVAFFGARMVLYKLSFSSFISRKLCDYSFDSDRSDNGFQYVEEPLKRVWGYSDFDSSGYGSHNEERFSLRQRFFENVRSDAARVLDILRQDGLGFDAKAALNELHIKVSGLLVREVLVGILKNINYENKERSAVLGYTFFLWSGQQENYRHTANTYHLIMKILAECEEFKAMWRLLDEMVENGFPTTARTFNILICTCGEAGLARKVVERFIKSKKFNYRPFKHSYNAILYSLFVVHHYKLIEWVHQQMLVEGHSPDILTYNILMYAKYRLGKLDQFNRLLDEMGRSGFSPDFHTYNILLHVLGKGDKPLAALNLLNHMKEIGFDPSVLHFTTLIDGLSRAGNLEACKYFFDEMIKNGCMPDVVCYTVMITGCIVGGALEKALALFDEMIAMGQLPNVFTYNSVIRGFCMAGRFEEACSMLKEMESRGCNPNFLVYSTLVSNLRNAGKLSEARKVIRQMIEKGHNVHLVSKFKGYRR, encoded by the coding sequence ATGAACACTGTAGCTTTTTTTGGTGCAAGGATGGTTCTCTATAAGTTATCGTTTAGCTCGTTCATTTCGAGAAAATTGTGTGACTATAGTTTTGATAGTGATAGAAGTGATAATGGATTTCAGTACGTTGAGGAACCCTTGAAGAGAGTGTGGGGATATTCAGATTTTGATTCTTCTGGATATGGAAGCCATAATGAGGAGCGATTCTCCCTTAGGCAGCGTTTTTTTGAGAACGTGAGGAGCGATGCAGCAAGAGTTCTTGATATTCTACGCCAAGATGGCCTTGGCTTCGATGCAAAAGCAGCTCTAAATGAGTTGCATATAAAGGTATCGGGGCTCCTTGTCAGGGAAGTCCTTGTGGGAATTTTGAAgaacataaattatgagaataaGGAAAGGTCTGCTGTATTAGGCTATACTTTTTTCTTGTGGTCTGGTCAACAGGAAAATTACAGGCATACGGCAAATACGTATCATTTGATAATGAAGATATTAGCAGAATGTGAGGAGTTCAAGGCAATGTGGAGATTGCTTGATGAGATGGTTGAGAATGGATTCCCAACTACAGCACGGACATTTAACATATTGATCTGTACTTGTGGTGAGGCAGGATTGGCTAGGAAAGTTGTGGAGAGGTTCATTAAATCAAAGAAATTCAATTATAGGCCTTTCAAACATTCTTACAACGCAATCCTATATTCTCTTTTTGTGGTTCATCACTACAAGTTGATTGAGTGGGTACATCAGCAAATGCTAGTTGAGGGTCATTCCCCAGATATTCTAACTTATAATATTCTTATGTATGCAAAGTATAGATTGGGGAAGTTGGATCAGTTTAATAGATTGCTTGATGAAATGGGCAGGAGTGGATTTTCACCTGATTTTCATACTTATAATATCCTTCTCCATGTTCTTGGTAAAGGGGACAAGCCACTTGCTGCACTTAATCTTCTGAATCATATGAAGGAAATCGGTTTTGATCCCAGTGTTCTTCACTTCACTACTTTGATTGATGGATTGAGCCGAGCTGGGAATTTAGAAGCCTGCAAGTACTTCTTTGATGAAATGATAAAAAATGGATGCATGCCCGATGTTGTTTGTTACACTGTGATGATCACTGGATGCATAGTGGGTGGTGCGCTTGAAAAGGCTCTGGCATTGTTTGATGAGATGATAGCAATGGGCCAGTTACCAAACGTATTTACCTATAATTCTGTGATACGGGGGTTTTGTATGGCAGGGAGGTTTGAGGAGGCCTGCTCCATGCTCAAGGAAATGGAATCTAGAGGATGTAATCCTAATTTTCTTGTGTACAGTACCCTAGTGAGCAATTTGCGAAATGCTGGAAAGCTTTCTGAAGCTCGTAAAGTAATAAGACAGATGATAGAGAAAGGGCATAATGTCCATCTAGTCTCAAAGTTCAAGGGATATAGGAGATGA
- the LOC110658386 gene encoding uncharacterized protein LOC110658386 translates to MRENSRAQQRVQRYLQYGSGIYCHLKETIWPSIKLPARFSVVIFIFFLVVCAFFSTRLLNTTAVTSGSAQEPLLTSEPTTQIPEKPINKIEIPLDCDFFNLTGTCPANYPANISENPYRPSVSTCPEYFRWIYEDLRPWARTGITREMVERAKRTANFRLVIVHGKAYLETYRKSFQTRDVFTLWGILQLLRRYPGKVPDLELMFDCVDWPVVKSSEYSGPSATGPPPLFRYCGDDDSLDIVFPDWSFWGWPEINIKPWENLLNDLKEGNKKTRWMDREPYAYWKGNPAVAETRQDLMKCNVSEQQDWNARVYGQDWLRESQQGYKQSNLESQCIHRYKIYIEGSAWSVSEKYILACDSVTLLVKPHYYDFFTRSLRPIDHYWPIKDNDKCRSIKFAVEWGNSHKQKAQAIGKAASEFIQKELNMEYVYDYMFHLLNQYANLLTFKPVIPRKAIELCSESMACRLSGLEKEFTMESMVKSPAETSPCTMPPPYDPPSLHAIFRRKENTVKQVELWEKKYWDNKNS, encoded by the exons ATGAGAGAAAATAGCAGGGCGCAACAGAGGGTGCAGAGATACTTGCAATATGGATCGGGGATTTATTGTCATTTGAAAGAGACGATCTGGCCTTCCATCAAGTTACCTGCAAGATTCTCAGtcgtcatcttcatcttcttcctcgtcGTCTGCGCGTTTTTCTCCACGCGCCTCCTTAACACCACT GCTGTTACTAGCGGCTCGGCTCAAGAGCCGTTGTTAACTAGTGAACCAACTACCCAAATTCCCGAAAAGCCAATAAACAAAATCGAGATCCCACTCGACTGCGATTTTTTCAACCTCACAGGAACCTGTCCGGCAAATTACCCCGCGAATATTTCAGAAAATCCATACCGTCCATCTGTTTCAACTTGTCCAGAGTACTTCCGTTGGATATACGAAGACTTACGTCCGTGGGCTCGCACGGGGATCACGAGAGAAATGGTCGAGAGAGCTAAAAGGACGGCGAATTTTAGGTTGGTGATTGTACATGGCAAAGCCTATTTGGAAACGTATCGGAAGTCGTTTCAGACCCGAGATGTTTTTACGCTGTGGGGAATCCTACAGTTGTTACGGAGATACCCAGGAAAAGTGCCGGACTTGGAGCTGATGTTTGATTGTGTTGACTGGCCGGTTGTGAAATCAAGCGAGTATAGTGGGCCCAGTGCAACGGGCCCACCGCCTTTGTTTCGGTACTGTGGGGATGATGACTCACTTGATATCGTGTTCCCGGATTGGTCCTTTTGGGGATG GCCTGAGATCAACATAAAGCCATGGGAGAATTTGCTGAATGATTTAAAAgaaggcaacaagaagaccagaTGGATGGACAGGGAACCTTATGCTTACTGGAAAGGAAATCCAGCTGTTGCTGAAACCAGACAGGACCTTATGAAATGCAATGTCTCAGAACAACAAGACTGGAATGCTCGTGTCTATGGTCAG GACTGGCTTCGAGAATCACAGCAAGGGTACAAACAATCAAACTTGGAAAGCCAATGCATTCACAG GTATAAGATCTATATTGAAGGTTCTGCATGGTCAGTCAGCGAAAAATACATTCTTGCCTGTGATTCTGTTACCTTACTTGTAAAACCCCATTACTATGACTTCTTCACGAGAAGTCTGAGGCCAATTGACCACTACTGGCCGATAAAGGATAATGACAAGTGCAGGTCCATTAAGTTTGCTGTAGAGTGGGGTAACAGCCACAAGCAGAAG GCACAGGCCATTGGAAAGGCAGCAAGTGAATTCATTCAGAAGGAATTGAATATGGAGTATGTGTACGACTACATGTTTCATCTCTTAAACCAGTATGCTAATCTGTTGACGTTCAAGCCCGTTATACCTCGAAAAGCTATTGAACTGTGTTCAGAATCCATGGCTTGCCGATTGAGTGGACTGGAGAAGGAGTTCACTATGGAATCCATGGTGAAGAGTCCTGCAGAGACAAGTCCATGCACCATGCCTCCTCCCTATGATCCTCCATCTCTTCACGCCATttttaggagaaaagaaaatacagtAAAACAAGTGGAGTTATGGGAGAAGAAGTACTGGGACAATAAAAATAGTTGA